The Candidatus Equadaptatus faecalis region AATAGCCGGAAAACAGTTTGACCTTGACGCGATAAACAGCCACAGACTTCGCGCGGGCTTCCGTTACAACGGCAAAGAAAACGAAAACGGCGTGAAATTCTTCGGCGGACTTGCCTACGAATACGAATTTGACGGAAAAGCCAAAGGACACATGGGCGAATACAGTCTGCTTGAACCTGACTTCAAAGGCGGAAGCGGAATGGCGGAACTCGGCATTAAGTATGACAAGGCAAACAGCCCCTGGAAAGTGGAACTCGGACTGACAGGCTACACCGGCAAACGCGACAGCATAGGAGCGAACCTGAACGCTTGGTATGAGTTTGGAAAATAGGGCAGCGATAAGCGGTAAGCATTAAGCTGGAAGCTAAAGGCTATAGGCTAAAAGCACTAAGCGAACAGTATGTAACGAAATGTAACGAAAAAACGGCTTGGGATTATTAAAAATTCCCAAGCCGTTCTTTTTTAGGTTATAATAGAGACGGAGGCGGGAAACAGCAGATGATTTTGACCGGTTTTTCTGCCGCTGCGCTGCTTTGCGCCGCGGTGTTTCTCTCTGGCTTGGATTTTTCCGTGTTGCGCGTGCTTGCGAGTGAAAGCAGACGCGAATTTTGCGCCTGTCTGCTTCTGCTGCCCATTTTTCTTTTCATTCCCATGGGGACTTTGCCCGCGTTTGTTTCTTTTAAGGGAAGCGCCGCTTTGGTATTTCTGTTTATGACTTTATCGCTTGCAGTATATGACGGAAAATTTGGGCTTTCCTCAGCTCTGTCTGCCGCGGCTTCGCTGCTTCTGCTTTTTCTCATGTATTATGCCCGCAATGAGGGTTTTACGGGTACAGAATACACGTTTGACCTGATATCTTCCGTATCGGTATGGGACGGACTGCCGTTTGTCGGAAAACTGCCGGCGGTTTTGTCATGCCTTCTGCTTTTTCTTTCGGCTTTTGTGTTTGTCAGGAAAAACAAAACTGACGCCGCCGTCAGTCTTTTTGTGTCAGTATGCTGTGCTCTGGCAGTCTGTATTGTACTGCCGCTGAACGCTGCGCTTTCGGAATTTCTTTCCGGCGTCAGCCTGTATGCTGCCGGTTTTGTCTGTTTCTGGGCTGCCGTGTCTGTCCTGCGGAAGCTTATTTTCTTTTTTGCCCGCCTGAAATAAAAATTTCGGATATGTCAGCTCTGCCGTAAAGGTACGGCTTGCGAACGATACTGATTTCGAGCCTTTTGCCCGGCAGCGTTTTGTAAAGTTTCTCCGTTTCAAACGGCGGCATGCGCAGTTTGTTTCTGCCGAACGTTTCGTTTCCAATTCTTAAATTCAGCGTTTCATGCGCAAGTCTTCCGCCCCTGAAAATCATTTTTCCGTCTCTGTTTGAAAAGCGCATGTATTTCGGCAGTACGGAGGGCATTCCGGCATTTGAAGATTTTACCCTTTCTTCCCACGTCCAAATTTTCCCGTTAGTGATTCTGTATTCGTCTTCGACTGCTGTTTTTTCGACGGAATGAATATATTCGGTAATCAGTCTCTGTCCGTGCGCCGCCGGAAGCGAGCAGAGTGTTCTGTTGTCCGAAGAAACGCGGAGAAAATCAACGCGCCAGCCGGCAAGCGCGGCAGGGAAGAGCAGACACACCGCAAATATACGGACTGTTTTTGAAAAGAGCCTGTTTGATTTTTTTGAAAGCCGCGGCGTGCCGTTCATGCAATTTTCCCGTCTGCTCCGTCTGATTATGCTACTTTGCAAATTTGTATTATAATTATGAACTGTTGGAACAATAAATTCAAGACTTAATCGCAAGGCGGAGGTGAGGCTTTGGAAGGGCTGATTTTTGACGTATTGAAAAATATCGTGGCGGAGTACGGCGCCGAAATTCTTGAAGAGCCTGACAGACTGGCTCAGTTTCTTGAAGACAGACTTCCGGCAGACAGGGAAACTGACATTTTCCGCGTTACCTTTGCCCTGCATTCGCTGATACGTTCAGGCTGGACTGTGACGACTGAGCTTCACGACAGCAAACGCGGTTTGTTTGTCAAAAGATTAAATGACGACCTTGCTTTTACGGGCGGAAGCACGGAAGATTTTCTTGACGCGCTGGAAAAACTGCTGAAGCAGGACAAAGCTTCGGACGGAACAGAAACCGTTGTCGCTCACGGAGGCAATCTTCGCAGTATAAGGGGAGGAATCGCCGACAGCCCGCGCACGATAAGCCTCCGCAGAAAGTATCTCTACAACGGAACGGTTCTGCTGGCTGCATTTGCAGTCATCGTTCTTCTGCTTTTTCAGATAAGCAGGCAAAGAAATCCGGTGAGCGACGAGTTCAGAATAGCTTTTTTTACTCCTGTTTCGGGAGAGGATGCGCAGAGCGGGCACAGGCAGCTTAAGGCGGCGCAGCTTGCCGTGGAGCGCGTCAACAAACAGGGCGGCGTGCGCGGTTACAAACTGAAGATTATCGGCTTTGACGTTCCCGAAAACCCTGCAAAGGCGGCTGAAAAAGCTGAAGAAATTATGAGGGACAAAAGCCTTCTTGTAATGATTACAAGCCTTTCCGGAGAGAGCGCAAAGAAACTTGCCGAGCTTTCTGACAGGCTGGAGATACCTTTGCTGCTTTCCTCCGCTGAAGTTACGGGCAATGTCGCAAACGACAGTGACGGGAAGCCGTATCTTTACACGTTCAGAATTTCAAGCCTGCCCGCTGAAACAGCAAGGCTGATGGCGTATTATGCCGTTAAAGGCATGAAAGCAAGAAAAATCGCTCTTTTGTGGAACGCAAGCGACAAATATTCTTGTGAAGCGTGCGAAGCGCTCCGCCTGTGGCTCAGACGCTACGGCAGACGCGCTGCTATAGACATAAGCTATACCGGCAAAGACAGCGATTATACCCTTGCGCTGAAAACTGTCAAGGCACGCGGCGCGGATACTCTGCTTCTGCCGGGCAATACAAAGAAACCGGCGGAAATGCTGTCACAGCTTCAGTCTGTCGGTTTTGACGGGAAAATTCTCGGCATGAATTTTCCCGAAAGCGGTTTGGAAAATTCCGGTGAAACTTCCGTGCAGAGCTGCTGGCTGAACAGAATTTCACAGAGTGACCCTCAGATTATGTCTGTCATGAACGACTATAAAAAACTTTACAACGAAGTCTGCCCTCCGGATGAAACAGAAAATATCCTGCTGGTGTATGACAGCGTGAACTGGGCGGCAAACGCTTTGTACAAGGCTCCCGGCTACAGGGGCGAAGCGGTGCGCCACGGGCTTCTTTCAACGAGAAACATTGCTCTTGCGCACGCAACGCTGACGACAGACCCGCGTTCGCACGGACCTTTGGACAAGGCATGTGCGCTTGTAAAGGCTTCGGGCGTTAAAGGAATTTTTCAGAGAAGAATTTCTTTGAAAACTGATTTATAATTTTATTGTACATGATTTATGGAGTTGAGGTACGATGACTGATTTGCTGAACCCTGATTTGCGTATTGAACAGGTTATAGAAGAAGTATGGACTGACGAAAATAAAGAAGCGGTATGGTGGCAGGGCGAATGGTGGAGTTACGGAAGACTGAACGCGCTTGCCGCCGACTGCGAAGAAAAGCTTAAAAAAAGCGGTTTTCGCAGAGGCGAAAGGGCTGCCCTTCTTCTGCCGAACTCGCCGATAGTTTTTGCGATTGCGTTTGCCGTCTGGCGGCTTGGGGGCACTATTGCGCCTCTTAACGGGAGAATGAATCCGCTGTATCTTCAGAACACGATAAAAATGCTTGACCTGAGCGCGGTTTTTGTTCTTGCTGACATTGCGGCGAAAAGGGAAGAAATGGAAAGCGTGATAGCGGTTCCAATTATACCTGTGCTGCCTGACGCAAAGCTTCCCGACAAAATAGAAACGCGCCGTGCTTCTGTTGCCGATGACGGCAGTACGGCAGTCATCTTCTCGACCTCAGGCACTTCGGGAATGCCTAAAGCTGTTCCGTGCAGCCATTCGAACATACTTGCCAACATAGAAGACATTCCGTACGCGCTGCCCGGAATTATATGCGATGATACGGTGCTGCTGAACGCCCTGCCGAATTTCCATACCTTCGGAAGCAACATAAGCGGATTTCTGCCGTTCGTAAAGGGAGTCAGACAGGCTCTTGTCCCGAACTTTATCCCTGTCGAAAACACAATAGAAACAATCAGACAGTCAGGAGCAAACACCCTTGTCGTTGTCCCGACGCTGCTTAATTTCCTTATAGGAGAGCTTGCCCGGCGCGATGAAAGACTTAACGTGCGATTTATTGTTTCCGGCGGTGACAAACTAAACCCGCAGCTTGAAGAGCGCAGCAAAAAATATCTCGGTACGGGGGTATGCGAAGGTTACGGGCTTACGGAATGTTCGCCGGTTGTCGCTGTGAATCCGCCGTCGGACGACAAAAAACTGGGCACAGTGGGTCCGGCATTGAAGCATTTTGAAACGAAACTCTGCGACATAAACGGAGAGGATACTGACAAAAACGAAGGCGTTCTGTGGGTCAAAGGACCTGCTGTGGTTAAAAGTTATTTCCGCGACGAAAAAAATACCGAGGAGCGTTTTAAGGACGGCTGGTTTAACACCGGTGACGTCGTGCGCGTTGACGAACACGGCTTTATCACGATTATTGACCGTGCCACCGATATTATTATTGTCGGCGGTTTCAACGTATATCCGCAGGAGGTTGAAGCCGTGCTCTGCTCGCATCCTGCCGTGCATGCCGCTGTATGCGTCGGAGAAGCCAACCGTTTCACCGGCGAGCTTGTCAAAGCGTTTATTATTCCTGAACACAACGTGCCCGTAACGTCGAAGGAACTTCAGGATTACTGCAAGGGAAGGCTTGCGCATTACAAGGTGCCGCGCAAAATAGGTTTTGTCACTGAATATCCTTTGTCGCAGACGGGAAAAATACTCAGAAGGGAACTGCGCAAGCAGAAAATAGACAGCAAAGCGGCGCCGGAAATTAAGCTTGACCCTGCTTTCCGTCTTGAAAACGCGTATGCAGAAGCATGGAAGGGCAGAGAAAACAACGACTGCGTATGGTGGAACGGCGAATGGTGGAGCTGGAAAAAGTTTAACGCGCTTGTGGATTCCTGTGAGGAAAAACTGAAAAATGCCGGCTTTGAACAGGGACAGCGTGTTGCAATGCTGCTTCCGAACTCGCCGTCGGCTGTTGCCCTTTCAATTGCCTGCTGGCGGCTGGGCGGAGCCGTTGCGCCTCTCAACGCCAGGGCGGGAATATCAAATCTGCTCAGCACGATTGAAATGCTTGACGTCCATACCCTCGTGCTTTCCGCTGACGCAATGAAACGCGCCGAAGACGCAGAATTTCAGACAGACGTGCCGATGGCAGTGCTTGACCCTGAAAAAGGTTTCCTGACAGACTGGAAAGGCAGAAAGGGACTTCCTGACAGCGTAGATACAGCGGTTATTTTCTCGACGTCGGGAACTTCAGGCATGCCTAAGGCGGTTCCCTGCACGCACGCAAACCTGCTGGACAACGCCAGGTGTATAAAACCGCATATTGCAGGGCTTCTTGACCCTGAAAAAACGATATTCCTTAACGTTCTGCCTAATTTTCACACCTTCGGCTTCGGCTGCGCGCAGACTCTGCCGCTTGTCAGTTCTGTCAGGCAGGTTATAGTCCCCAGTTTTGTGCCCGTTCCGAACACCGTAAAGGCTATAAAAGACTCAGGGGCAAACGCGATAATCGCTGTTCCGACGATACTTGCATTTTTGCTCGGAGCACTTGAAAAATCTGGTATGAAACTGGACGTGGATTTTGTAATTTCGGGCGGCGACAAGCTTAACACAAAGCTTGACGAACGCTGCAAACAGTATCTTGGAGCCGGAATTATCGAAGGCTACGGGCTTACGGAATGCTCGCCGGTCGTTGCAGTCGGAAAATCTGAAGCGTCAAAGCGGCTTGGCAAGGTTGGGGAATTCCTTAAGAGTTATCAGATTGAAATTCGTGACAGAGATGGCAGAAAACTTGACCTTCACGACGAAGGAGTTCTGTGGCTTAAAGGCGGTTCTGTCGTCAGTTCGTATTTCAGGGACGAGACGAATACAAAGGAACGTTTCAAAGACGGCTGGTTTAACACCGGAGACGTTGTCCGTATAGACGGGGACGGATTTGTTCAGATTGTTGACCGCGCGACGGACATTATAATCGTAAGCGGCTTCAACGTTTATCCGCAGGAGGTGGAAAACGTGCTCTGTGAGCATCCTGCGGTTCATTCCGCGGTTTGCGTCGGCGAGAAAAACAACGTGGCGGGCGAGCTTGTCAAGGCGTTTGTAATTCTCAAACCAGGTGCTGAAGTGACTGAACGTCAGCTTATGACCTACTGCAAAGAAAAACTGTCGCATTACAAGGTTCCGCGCAAAATCGGTTTTGTGACAGAATATCCGGTATCTCCGACAGGCAAAGTCCTGCGCAGGGAGCTGCGCAGGATAAAAATAGGCAAGAACTGATTTTTACAAGTTTTTACAGGGCTGAAAAACTGCTGGTGCAAATTCTGTTCGTATGGTAAAATATCGGAGCGGAAAACAGCAGTTTTTTGCAAAATTAAAGGGGGAACAGAGTAGTATGAGTGAAAAGAAAAAAGAAGGATTTAACTTTAACCCGTTTATAGTAATGGGCGTAATGGTTCTTCTCTGCACAATCGCGTCATGGCTTGTAACGCCGGGCGCGTATGACAGAGAGCTTGTCAACGGAATCAACAAGGTCATCGCTACGAGCTATCATTCTGTAGCACGCACGCCGGTCGGTTTCCTTGATATGTTCGCGGCTCTTCCTGCAGGTCTTAACGGCGCCGGACTTATGATGTTCGTCGTTATGCTTGTCGGCGGAACAGTTGAAATTTACAAACGCACCGGAATCATGGGCGCAGGCATCAACAGCCTTCTCCACCTTTCAAAACGCATCGGCGGAGCGGCAATCATCGCGATTATCACCTGCGCGTTCTTCATCATCGGCGGCGTGGTCGGCTGGTCAGAACAGATAATTCCGTTTGTTCCTATCGTTGTATCTCTCGCCATTTCTCTCGGCTACGACTCACTTGTCGGTATCACGGCTTCAGGTCTCGCATGCCTTATCTCTTTCGCGGTTGCACCGTTTAACCTCTTCACGGTCGGAACGGCGCACACAATTGCTGAACTTCCGATGTTCTCAGGCTGGGAACTTCGTACCATTACAGACCTCATAATCTGCGCACTCTGGCTGTTCTGGCTTATCCGTTACGCGAACAAAATTAAAAAAGACCCGTCGCAGAGCCTTATGAAAGACTATGACACGAGTTCGCTCGTCATTCCTGTTGACGAAGGCAACAAACTCGACGGCGTAAAAACGATTTCGCTTCTCGTCCTTGCAGTTTCCTTCGGCA contains the following coding sequences:
- a CDS encoding DUF1850 domain-containing protein; the encoded protein is MNGTPRLSKKSNRLFSKTVRIFAVCLLFPAALAGWRVDFLRVSSDNRTLCSLPAAHGQRLITEYIHSVEKTAVEDEYRITNGKIWTWEERVKSSNAGMPSVLPKYMRFSNRDGKMIFRGGRLAHETLNLRIGNETFGRNKLRMPPFETEKLYKTLPGKRLEISIVRKPYLYGRADISEIFISGGQKRK
- a CDS encoding ABC transporter substrate-binding protein, which produces MEGLIFDVLKNIVAEYGAEILEEPDRLAQFLEDRLPADRETDIFRVTFALHSLIRSGWTVTTELHDSKRGLFVKRLNDDLAFTGGSTEDFLDALEKLLKQDKASDGTETVVAHGGNLRSIRGGIADSPRTISLRRKYLYNGTVLLAAFAVIVLLLFQISRQRNPVSDEFRIAFFTPVSGEDAQSGHRQLKAAQLAVERVNKQGGVRGYKLKIIGFDVPENPAKAAEKAEEIMRDKSLLVMITSLSGESAKKLAELSDRLEIPLLLSSAEVTGNVANDSDGKPYLYTFRISSLPAETARLMAYYAVKGMKARKIALLWNASDKYSCEACEALRLWLRRYGRRAAIDISYTGKDSDYTLALKTVKARGADTLLLPGNTKKPAEMLSQLQSVGFDGKILGMNFPESGLENSGETSVQSCWLNRISQSDPQIMSVMNDYKKLYNEVCPPDETENILLVYDSVNWAANALYKAPGYRGEAVRHGLLSTRNIALAHATLTTDPRSHGPLDKACALVKASGVKGIFQRRISLKTDL
- a CDS encoding AMP-binding protein, producing the protein MTDLLNPDLRIEQVIEEVWTDENKEAVWWQGEWWSYGRLNALAADCEEKLKKSGFRRGERAALLLPNSPIVFAIAFAVWRLGGTIAPLNGRMNPLYLQNTIKMLDLSAVFVLADIAAKREEMESVIAVPIIPVLPDAKLPDKIETRRASVADDGSTAVIFSTSGTSGMPKAVPCSHSNILANIEDIPYALPGIICDDTVLLNALPNFHTFGSNISGFLPFVKGVRQALVPNFIPVENTIETIRQSGANTLVVVPTLLNFLIGELARRDERLNVRFIVSGGDKLNPQLEERSKKYLGTGVCEGYGLTECSPVVAVNPPSDDKKLGTVGPALKHFETKLCDINGEDTDKNEGVLWVKGPAVVKSYFRDEKNTEERFKDGWFNTGDVVRVDEHGFITIIDRATDIIIVGGFNVYPQEVEAVLCSHPAVHAAVCVGEANRFTGELVKAFIIPEHNVPVTSKELQDYCKGRLAHYKVPRKIGFVTEYPLSQTGKILRRELRKQKIDSKAAPEIKLDPAFRLENAYAEAWKGRENNDCVWWNGEWWSWKKFNALVDSCEEKLKNAGFEQGQRVAMLLPNSPSAVALSIACWRLGGAVAPLNARAGISNLLSTIEMLDVHTLVLSADAMKRAEDAEFQTDVPMAVLDPEKGFLTDWKGRKGLPDSVDTAVIFSTSGTSGMPKAVPCTHANLLDNARCIKPHIAGLLDPEKTIFLNVLPNFHTFGFGCAQTLPLVSSVRQVIVPSFVPVPNTVKAIKDSGANAIIAVPTILAFLLGALEKSGMKLDVDFVISGGDKLNTKLDERCKQYLGAGIIEGYGLTECSPVVAVGKSEASKRLGKVGEFLKSYQIEIRDRDGRKLDLHDEGVLWLKGGSVVSSYFRDETNTKERFKDGWFNTGDVVRIDGDGFVQIVDRATDIIIVSGFNVYPQEVENVLCEHPAVHSAVCVGEKNNVAGELVKAFVILKPGAEVTERQLMTYCKEKLSHYKVPRKIGFVTEYPVSPTGKVLRRELRRIKIGKN
- a CDS encoding YfcC family protein, which gives rise to MSEKKKEGFNFNPFIVMGVMVLLCTIASWLVTPGAYDRELVNGINKVIATSYHSVARTPVGFLDMFAALPAGLNGAGLMMFVVMLVGGTVEIYKRTGIMGAGINSLLHLSKRIGGAAIIAIITCAFFIIGGVVGWSEQIIPFVPIVVSLAISLGYDSLVGITASGLACLISFAVAPFNLFTVGTAHTIAELPMFSGWELRTITDLIICALWLFWLIRYANKIKKDPSQSLMKDYDTSSLVIPVDEGNKLDGVKTISLLVLAVSFGIVVYGALNLKWSWPQIGAVFMICGIITAALNKLSPTETVNYILDGMRGAMEGALIIGAARAVQVVLTNGGLVDPLVHWMSTFMQGSSAYISTCIMFIANFFINALIPSGSGQAMAVMPLMVPLADLLHITRQTATLAFQFGDGISNTLWFTNGTLLIYCALGKVPLKVWYKFILPLQGIYFLLEFGVLYFAIASGYGPF